A genome region from Anolis carolinensis isolate JA03-04 chromosome 6, rAnoCar3.1.pri, whole genome shotgun sequence includes the following:
- the rras gene encoding ras-related protein R-Ras, which yields MMNPNEGAAPQEKYKLVVVGGGGVGKSALTIQFIQSYFVSDYDPTIEDSYTKICNIDGTPTRLDILDTAGQEEFGAMREQYMRTGEGFLLVYAINDRGSFIEINKFHTQILRVKDRDEFPMILVGNKADLDLHRQVSKEEALSFARENRIPYMEASAKLRLNVDESFHELVRAIRRFHELESPPAPTVSPKKKERKGCPCSIL from the exons ATGATGAATCCCAACGAAGGCGCGGCGCCGCAGGAGAAGTACAAGTTGGTGGTGGTCGGCGGGGGCGGCGTGGGCAAAAGCGCCCTCACCATCCAGTTCATCCAG TCATATTTTGTCTCCGACTATGACCCCACGATTGAGGACTCGTATACAAAAATCTGCAACATTGATGGAACCCCAACGCGGCTGGACA tTCTGGACACTGCTGGGCAGGAGGAGTTTGGGGCCATGCGAGAGCAGTATATGCGCACAGGGGAAGGTTTTCTCCTGGTCTATGCCATCAACGACCGTGGCAG TTTCATTGAGATAAACAAGTTCCACACTCAAATACTTCGAGTGAAAGACCGTGATGAGTTCCCCATGATCCTTGTGGGCAACAAGGCTGACTTGGACCTTCATCGGCAG GTGTCCAAAGAGGAGGCCCTCAGCTTTGCCCGGGAGAATCGGATCCCGTACATGGAAGCTTCTGCCAAACTCCGCCTCAATGTGGACGAATCTTTCCATGAGCTGGTGAGGGCCATCAG GAGGTTTCATGAGCTGGAGTCTCCTCCCGCCCCGACTGTTAGCCCCAAGAAGAAAGAACGCAAAGGTTGCCCTTGTTCCATTCTGTAA